One window of the Amia ocellicauda isolate fAmiCal2 chromosome 18, fAmiCal2.hap1, whole genome shotgun sequence genome contains the following:
- the setd2 gene encoding histone-lysine N-methyltransferase SETD2, whose protein sequence is MDTLVETDTREEGGDASAKDENLSKLSLSKGLLPKGLSSSRFLPKGTKTKVNLDEQGRQKVSFSFSLTKKPLQNRFLAPPSPEKPSSESQIAALMTATSPPQDRAGQPQDSRSERAESPPPAAEPQATSPVISSPPKPKLDLGKMHFKKHLLSVTAKYEMAAAEGGEEKRQLPPAPSAALDEPSGPEPEPELAPAATAEATEPQPPQCQNAVTKSGESVMEGKDGLCQQSPADTSHIGKEDNLVESLRNAQHPESAEPGAGHLQLESALPGSESDGDSVQTSSSHKSGDPRSSVAQAESQSKEAKSSSSVSKAEESEKSSSSSSRSRSEKDDRHSGYSKLESRHTSSRSTRTDRDRRRNSRSRSRSRSRGSRTNSSYARSERSLRSERSSRSERSHYHDSDRRSHRSSPHRERSRASRCRSDRRSRDSSDSEDERRRTRSRGSDSKRTSTYSTSHRDSKTTSSSSTYSKSDKDSKTAELPRSSETEKSTRSHSRPDRDSRRTVESPSVRRSSPEAELDRRKSGSHSKSEGTVNSTHSKPTTRSQTSDKQTRRATSSSDSEEEQQGLYQSHALDRSSSALRSDETRAASTGKMDKVDVKQSSASKPSVHQKPEQGTTRLAQDTERPSQIKLNLMEMLPSQINCDKPDPQSEHGGERKEMHCLANTIDLFKMDSDSCSQAAIPNIKDFQNLIVPEPDPTKPLAAQDSEQNNPPDRTKSSKTVKTLNYSLRSQSKLQKLDSSIKQEVANPSCDSRPVCQPSPAPGTIGALSKYCDSDRNTEAPEALTPSEPSGGRQQEGPDCPDNDLDSPVPHHCTVDGRERTAAAPCGPPFDSGSPAICSKLPGSLKSAPVSVVPSGDMYAENGAGVVKASTWDEASSNDVSNQMEEDMEIEDDFSTTEEKPCMEDGCSVEAVMFAESVSERLLPESTEHSSQQVQLFFDRVSVQERTPLVNCNAFPNDKTTSSIEPLLAMDQGLPCTTQFPNEEVKCLLECHPTQLPQPNIVTEELGQHETYGSHEDTAPPKEESLFKEGTYTMKDVQPNVTEQIGNKVAQQKDEPISQNSKSNMKKSRWDIVGQETSDQENSPKCPSLESRPQVKKVVSVRRIQLSKEQISDTKEMCIKVEPIHKQGGGSVTSTHSSEEDCLLETRPVSSVETEQKVRLGDNSPIRTQADLSERMFKPEPLSVPAQPSSQARVDMEEEDNVERGPGCNSVSDPWESRPSSAGVVDREREGARDGDGRGQVSLKDKPDSSSVSSEGEDSDTEESDSDSDDGSIPRKRLQSVVVVPKNSSLTLENRALLSPSPSPSRSPGPPPADWVDHSWNEPSGRGEGARREMGRSHSVSPEERRRVRTQLLESGERTGEALTVEKTSFLVSQSNTVDSTSQLEAVRTRGTQHSMELTHPHPHGLDKPKNPGTLEPAVPTFLPQNSWGEPDPVDQRHYERPDSWQGRKWGKRLSQYHRGDFSDMDGFGSRDSYSLAWDYTQSEQPSSTYQQPDSSHGLHLDSTYQQHPQQFPPTLPQGGNPPTGQPCWQGNGYWVPPVYLPVPTQYQEPVCQVHPDSLTNDYEDDGRGKAVSSQTGLLNSIVAVTPCEPPPPPPPSSFLQAHEISSNCKGPVSAAPESTAAPDLGQDDSRKPHRGRGPPKKRRHKLESDSENEAELGASKKERLGEADTVGTTPAPTEAADHIPEAHRPLLSLQDFQDPYNWKDRSKYGKMPPYFDLIEENMYLTERKKSKSHRDIKRMQCECAVLTKEERMQGAMACGEDCLNRLLMIECSSRCPNGAYCSNRRFQRKQHADFEVILTESKGWGLRAARDLTPNTFVLEYCGEVLDHKEFKTRVKEYARSKNIHYYFMALKNNEIIDATLKGNCSRFMNHSCEPNCETQKWTVNGQLRVGFFTTKAVPAGTELTFDYQFQRYGKEAQKCFCGAPSCRGFLGGENRVSIRAAGGKMKKERTRKKDSVDEELEALLENGDGLSDEKQVVSLCRLMVRVETMEQKLTCLKLIQNTQNPACLKQFLDHHGLSLLWIFMVELSEGKGNSSNNIKLQLEIMKSLSVLPISTKNMLEESRVLHFIQRWAQSKTLPPAVELDGYSSENTSRAQTPLNTPDGPPSKPGPELDSDTPKRAVYRRLKIISENSMDSALSDASKASDGKEDEEEEEEEEEEEAEADSSQADPAESSQPRLEPTGEPQAEGDGQVGIERPETQESSEPPEVSDGTQAGTESQEAGVAVAEVPEGGVQHSQVEGASEEPKSDSQVSPLEDGLPPSMEDPDKTEEMSAHSLPPAPDDETMVVELTPAEETVATEVVTTAETIVPETIGAAETVAVETPSQDEEEGVSDVESERSQEPPHKVVDISDMASRLLDSWKDLKEVYRIPKKSQVEKEPAERSRDGPNSRDPPLTPRTPSGSRERDRDRERDRERDRDRDRDRDRERTPRSAERRRRRSSLSPPSSAYESSRRRSDDRYDPPSSSKKKGRTKERNKLSTEERRKLFEQEVAQREAQKQQQLHTLAVGSPMTYDPLGYASSPHPSFMGYPPGYPIQTYVDPTNPNAGKVLLPTPPVEPMCGTLPYEQTPPQPQTLLPEPGLTSPSPTSQPPPVSAVQHVPAPLEVPSTPQYVQPSMPQDPALALLSVPPQVPSPQVQAPQSYALWDPSTQQALAVQAPPQPYQSAQPQTAIYYPGQPCQAVYSITTPYPQASTPVIQSYAQPVASFLQGQQVYGSHQQGMVVQQEGAVTTIVTAQPVQQELMVSNSLMDLPPPSPPKPKTIVLPVNWKAARDPEGKIYYYHIITRQTQWDPPCWEGGSDDASVDHEAEMDLGTPTYDENPTKFSTKAKTAEADTSSELAKRSKEVFRKEMSQFIVQCLNPYRKPDCKLGRISNTEDFKHLARKLTHGVMNKELKSCKNPEDLECNENVKHKTKEYIKKYMQKFGSVYRPKEDTEVD, encoded by the exons GCCAAGGATGAAAACCTCTCCAAGCTGTCCTTGTCCAAAGGACTGCTGCCCAAAGGGCTGTCTTCCAGCCGCTTCCTACCCAAGGGCACCAAGACGAAGGTGAACCTGGATGAGCAGGGTCGGCAGAAGGTCTCCTTCAGCTTCAGTTTGACCAAGAAGCCGCTGCAGAACCGTTTCCTGGCCCCTCCTAGCCCGGAGAAACCTTCCAGCGAGTCCCAGATCGCTGCTCTGATGACTGCGACTTCGCCCCCCCAGGACAGAGCAGGGCAACCTCAGGACAGCAGGAGCGAGCGAGCAGAGTCCCCGCCGCCTGCTGCCGAGCCCCAGGCGACCTCCCCTGTGATATCCTCGCCTCCCAAACCCAAACTAGACCTGGGGAAGATGCACTTCAAGAAGCATCTCCTCAGTGTCACAGCTAAATATGAAATGGCAGCAGCAGAAGGGGGAGAAGAGAAACGGCAGCTCCCACCCGCACCCAGTGCAGCCCTGGACGAGCCATCCGGACCTGAGCCTGAGCCTGAACTCGCACCCGCTGCCACAGCTGAAGCCACAGAACCCCAGCCGCCTCAGTGCCAGAATGCTGTGACAAAGAGTGGAGAGTCTGTGATGGAGGGCAAAGATGGCCTCTGTCAGCAGAGCCCAGCTGATACTTCCCATATTGGGAAAGAGGACAACTTGGTAGAGAGCCTGAGGAACGCACAGCACCCCGAATCCGCAGAGCCCGGGGCTGGGCATCTCCAGCTAGAGAGTGCACTTCCTGGTTCGGAGTCCGATGGCGACTCTGTGCAGACATCTTCCAGCCACAAATCGGGTGACCCCAGGAGCAGCGTGGCACAGGCAGAGAGCCAGAGCAAGGAGGCGAAGAGCAGCTCCTCGGTTTCCAAAGCAGAAGAATCTGAGAAATCCTCATCCTCGTCCTCACGCTCCAGATCTGAAAAGGACGACCGGCACTCCGGATACTCCAAGTTGGAATCCAGGCACACATCCTCTCGTTCCACAAGGACGGACAGAGACCGGAGGAGGAATAGCAGGAGCAGGTCGCGCTCCCGATCCAGGGGCTCCCGGACAAACTCGTCCTACGCCAGGTCTGAACGGTCTTTAAGGAGTGAGCGGTCGTCGAGGTCAGAGAGGTCACACTACCATGACTCTGACCGGCGGTCCCACCGGAGCTCCCCACACAGGGAGAGGAGCCGTGCATCCCGTTGCCGCAGTGACAGAAGGTCCCGAGACAGTTCGGACTCGGAGGACGAGCGCAGGAGGACTCGTTCCCGGGGCAGTGACTCTAAAAGAACTTCTACCTATTCCACCTCTCACAGGGACTCCAAAACCACCTCATCCTCATCCACCTACTCCAAATCAGACAAGGACTCTAAAACTGCAGAACTGCCTCGCTCGTCAGAGACAGAGAAATCTACACGGTCGCACTCTAGGCCAGACAGAGACTCCCGAAGGACTGTGGAATCTCCGTCTGTCAGACGGAGCTCCCCTGAGGCAGAATTGGACCGCAGAAAGTCTGGCAGCCACTCCAAATCAGAGGGCACTGTGAACTCCACCCATTCCAAACCCACGACGCGCTCTCAGACTTCTGACAAGCAGACCAGAAGAGCCACCTCCAGCTCAGACTCGGAGGAAGAGCAGCAAGGGCTGTACCAGTCACATGCATTGGACAGGTCTTCCTCCGCTTTGAGATCGGACGAAACCAGGGCAGCTTCCACCGGCAAGATGGACAAGGTGGACGTGAAACAGTCATCAGCCTCCAAGCCCTCAGTCCATCAGAAACCAGAGCAGGGGACTACTAGGTTAGCACAAGATACTGAGAGACCATCGCAAATCAAGTTGAACTTAATGGAAATGCTGCCATCACAGATCAATTGTGACAAGCCTGATCCACAGAGCGAACATGGAGGAGAAAGGAAGGAAATGCATTGCTTGGCAAACACCATTGATCTCTTCAAAATGGATAGTGATTCATGCAGTCAAGCTGCTATTCCCAATATTAAAGACTTTCAAAACCTAATTGTGCCTGAACCTGACCCCACTAAGCCCTTAGCAGCTCAGGACTCTGAACAGAACAACCCTCCTGACAGAACAAAGTCCAGTAAGACTGTAAAGACACTGAACTACAGCCTACGTTCCCAGTCTAAATTGCAAAAGCTAGACTCCTCAATAAAACAAGAGGTTGCAAATCCCTCCTGTGACTCCAGACCCGTGtgccagcccagcccagctccAGGTACCATTGGGGCCCTTTCTAAGTACTGTGATTCTGATCGTAACACTGAGGCGCCTGAAGCCCTGACCCCTTCTGAACCTTCAGGGGGCAGGCAGCAGGAAGGACCTGATTGTCCAGATAATGATTTAGACTCTCCTGTTCCCCATCACTGCACAGTGGATGGGAGAGAACGGACAGCTGCTGCCCCCTGCGGGCCCCCTTTTGATTCAGGTTCTCCAGCCATCTGTAGCAAACTTCCAGGCTCACTCAAGAGCGCTCCAGTTTCCGTGGTGCCGTCCGGAGACATGTATGCAGAGAACGGGGCAGGCGTGGTCAAGGCTTCTACTTGGGATGAGGCCTCATCAAATGATGTGAGCAACCAAATGGAAGAAGACATGGAAATCGAGGACGACTTCTCCACGACAGAGGAAAAGCCATGTATGGAGGACGGCTGCTCTGTTGAGGCTGTTATGTTCGCAGAAAGCGTTTCTGAAAGACTCCTTCCTGAGTCCACTGAACATTCCTCACAGCAGGTCCAGCTGTTTTTTGACAGGGTATCTGTGCAGGAACGGACACCCCTAGTAAACTGCAATGCCTTCCCCAATGACAAGACAACATCCAGCATAGAGCCACTTTTAGCAATGGACCAGGGTTTACCTTGCACCACACAATTCCCTAATGAGGAAGTGAAATGTCTCCTAGAATGTCACCCAACACAACTCCCTCAGCCAAATATCGTCACGGAGGAACTAGGTCAACATGAGACATATGGTTCGCATGAGGACACTGCCCCTCCGAAAGAGGAGTCCCTTTTTAAGGAGGGTACATACACGATGAAAGATGTACAGCCCAATGTCACAGAACAAATTGGCAATAAAGTTGCACAGCAAAAAGATGAGCCCATTTCTCAAAACTCAAAAAGCAACATGAAAAAATCTCGCTGGGATATTGTGGGACAGGAGACTTCAGACCAAGAAAACTCTCCGAAATGTCCCTCTCTGGAGTCCAGACCTCAGGTTAAAAAGGTCGTCTCAGTGCGAAGGATACAGCTGTCAAAGGAACAGATCTCGGACACTAAGGAAATGTGTATTAAAGTTGAACCCATTCACAAGCAGGGCGGGGGCTCTGTAACATCAACGCACAGCTCGGAGGAGGACTGCCTCCTGGAGACTCGGCCAGTTTCCTCCGTGGAAACTGAGCAGAAGGTCAGACTGGGAGACAACTCTCCCATCAGGACGCAGGCAGATCTCTCTGAGAGGATGTTCAAACCCGAGCCTCTGTCTGTGCCCGCTCAACCCAGTTCTCAGGCCAGGGTAGacatggaggaggaggacaatGTGGAGAGAGGGCCAGGGTGCAACTCTGTAAGTGACCCTTGGGAATCTCGTCCCTCCTCTGCTGGGGTTGTCGatcgggagagagagggagcaaggGACGGTGATGGGCGGGGACAGGTGTCATTGAAGGACAAGCCAGACAGCAGTAGCGTGTCCTCTGAGGGCGAGGACAGCGACACCGAGGAGTCGGACTCTGATTCAGACGACGGCAGCATTCCTCGGAAGCGGCTGCagtctgttgttgttgtgccaAAGAACTCCAGCTTGACCCTGGAGAACCGGGCCCTGCTATCACCCTCCCCCAGCCCGAGTCGCAGCCCTGGGCCGCCCCCTGCAGACTGGGTCGACCACAGCTGGAACGAGCCTAGTGGCCGTGGGGAGGGTGCTCGGAGGGAGATGGGCAGGAGCCACAGCGTGAGTCCTGAGGAACGGCGGCGGGTTCGTACCCAGTTGTTGGAGAGTGGCGAGCGGACTGGTGAAGCATTAACTGTGGAGAAGACATCCTTCCTTGTCTCACAGAGCAACACTGTGGACAGCACCAGCCAGCTAGAGGCTGTGAGGACCCGGGGCACCCAGCACAGCATGGAGCTGACACACCCCCACCCTCATGGCCTTGACAAACCAAAGAATCCAGGGACTCTGGAACCGGCTGTGCCCACTTTCCTCCCGCAGAACTCTTGGGGGGAGCCTGACCCTGTGGACCAGCGACACTATGAGCGGCCAGACAGCTGGCAGGGCAGGAAGTGGGGGAAACGGCTGTCTCAGTACCATCGGGGGGATTTCTCTGACATGGACGGGTTTGGCAGCCGGGACAGCTACAGCCTGGCCTGGGATTACACTCAGTCAGAGCAGCCCAGTAGCACATACCAGCAGCCAGACAGCAGCCATGGGCTGCACCTTGACAGCACCTACCAGCAGCATCCACAGCAGTTCCCCCCAACCCTCCCCCAGGGAGGAAACCCACCGACAGGGCAGCCATGCTGGCAGGGCAATGGCTATTGGGTGCCGCCTGTCTACCTCCCTGTGCCTACGCAGTACCAAGAGCCTGTTTGCCAGGTACACCCCGACTCACTGACCAATGACTACGAAGATGATGGCCGCGGCAAGGCGGTGTCCAGCCAGACCGGGCTGCTTAACAGCATAGTGGCAGTCACGCCCTGTGAGCCACCACCCCCGCCTCCACCCTCCTCCTTCTTGCAGGCCCACGAGATCAGCAGCAACTGCAAGGGCCCGGTCAGTGCCGCTCCCGAGAGCACGGCCGCCCCCGATCTGGGACAGGACGACAGCCGCAAGCCCCACCGAGGCAGAGGTCCCCCCAAGAAGAGACGCCACAAGCTGGAGTCAGACTCTGAAAACGAGGCGGAACTAGGGGCGTCCAAGAAGGAGCGGCTCGGGGAGGCCGACACTGTAGGGACAACCCCAGCCCCCACTGAGGCTGCAGACCACATCCCTGAAGCCCACCGGCCTCTACTCAGCCTTCAGGACTTCCAGGACCCCTACAACTGGAAGGACAGGTCCAAGTACGGGAAGATGCCTCCTTACTTCGACCTGATCGAGGAGAACATGTACCTGACTGAGCG GAAGAAGAGTAAGTCTCACCGGGATATTAAGCGCATGCAGTGCGAGTGTGCGGTACTGACGAAGGAGGAGCGCATGCAGGGGGCGATGGCCTGTGGGGAGGACTGTCTCAACCGTCTGCTCATGATCGAGTG TTCCTCGCGGTGTCCTAACGGGGCTTACTGCTCGAACCGGCGATTCCAGCGCAAGCAGCATGCAGACTTTGAGGTCATCCTGACGGAGAGTAAAGGCTGGGGTCTGCGGGCGGCAAGGGACCTGACACC GAACACCTTTGTTCTGGAGTACTGTGGAGAGGTGCTGGACCACAAGGAGTTCAAGACCCGTGTTAAGGAGTACGCACGCAGCAAGAACATCCACTACTACTTCATGGCCCTGAAAAACAATGAG ATCATCGACGCCACCCTGAAAGGGAACTGCTCCCGATTCATGAACCACAGCTGTGAACCCAACTGTGAAACACAAAAG tgGACTGTAAATGGCCAGCTCAGAGTGGGCTTCTTCACCACCAAGGCTGTTCCTGCTGGCACCGAGCTCACCTTCGATTACCAGTTCCAGAGATACGG GAAGGAGGCCCAGAAGTGTTTCTGTGGGGCGCCCAGCTGCCGCGGGTTCCTGGGCGGAGAGAACCGGGTCAGCATCCGCGCTGCTGGCGGCAAGATGAAGAAGGAGCGGACCCGCAAGAAGGACTCT GTGGACGAGGAGCTGGAGGCGCTGCTGGAGAATGGCGACGGGCTGTCGGATGAGAAGCAGGTGGTCTCTCTGTGCCGGCTAATGGTGCGGGTGGAGACCATGGAGCAGAAACTCACCTGCCTCAAACTCATACAG AACACGCAGAACCCAGCCTGTCTGAAGCAGTTCCTGGATCACCACGGGCTGTCCCTGCTGTGGATCTTCATGGTGGAGCTGTCTGAGGGCAAGGGCAACTCCAGCAACAACATCAAACTACAGCTGGAG ATCATGAAGAGCCTATCAGTGCTCCCCATCTCCACCAAGAACATGCTGGAGGAGAGCCGTGTGCTGCACTTCATCCAGCGCTGGGCCCAGAGCAAGACCCTGCCCCCGGCCGTGGAGCTGGACGGCTACTCCAGCGAGAACACTTCCCGTGCCCAGACGCCCCTCAACACCCCCGACGGGCCCCCCAGCAAGCCAGGCCCCGAGCTGGACAGTGATACGCCCAAGAGGGCTGTGTACCGCCGGCTGAAGATCATCAGCGAGAACAGCATGGACAGTGCGCTCTCCGATGCCAGCAAGGCCTCTGACGGCAAGGAagacgaggaggaggaagaggaggaggaggaggaggaggctgaGGCTGACTCCTCGCAGGCTGACCCTGCAGAGAGCAGCCAGCCCAGACTTGAGCCCACAGGAGAGCCCCAGGCTGAGGGGGATGGCCAAGTCGGGATAGAGAGGCCAGAAACGCAGGAGAGCTCAGAACCCCCGGAGGTTTCAGACGGCACTCAGGCTGGGACTGAGAGCCAGGAGGCCGGGGTGGCTGTTGCTGAGGTGCCGGAGGGGGGAGTACAGCACAGCCAGGTCGAGGGAGCATCAGAGGAGCCCAAGTCCGACTCGCAGGTCTCTCCGCTAGAGGACGGTCTGCCTCCTTCAATGGAGGACCCTGACAAAACGGAGGAGATGTCTGCCCACAGTCTTCCCCCTGCCCCAGATGATGAGACCATGGTCGTTGAACTGACTCCTGCGGAGGAAACGGTGGCAACAGAGGTGGTAACCACTGCAGAAACGATTGTCCCGGAGACCATCGGCGCGGCGGAGACTGTGGCCGTGGAGACACCCTCCCAAGACGAGGAGGAGGGCGTGTCAGACGTGGAGAGTGAGCGTAGCCAGGAACCCCCACACAAGGTGGTGGACATCAGTGACATGGCCTCCCGCCTGCTGGACAGCTGGAAAGACCTGAAG gaggTGTACAGGATACCGAAGAAGAGCCAGGTGGAAAAGGAACCTGCTG AGCGCAGTCGGGATGGACCGAACTCCCGGGACCCTCCCCTGACACCTCGCACCCCCTCCGGGAGCCGCGAGAGGGACCGggacagggagagggacagggaaCGGGATCGGGACAGAGATCGGGACCGGGACAGGGAGAGGACCCCCCGGAGTGCAGAACGCCGCCGTCGCCgatcctccctctcccccccgtCCTCCGCTTACGAGAGCAGCCGACGCAGGAGCGATGACCG GTACGACCCCCCCAGCAGCAGTAAGAAGAAGGGCCGGACAAAGGAGCGCAACAAGCTGTCGACAGAGGAGCGGCGCAAGCTGTTCGAGCAGGAGGTGGCGCAGCGGGAGGcgcagaagcagcagcagctccatACCCTGGCCGTGGGCTCTCCCATGACCTACGACCCGCTGGGCTATGCTTCCAGCCCACACCCCAGCTTCATGGGGTACCCGCCCGGATACCCCATCCAGACCTACGTGGACCCCACCAACCCCAATGCGGGCAAGGTGCTCCTGCCCACCCCCCCAGTGGAGCCCATGTGTGGCACTTTGCCCTATGAACAGACGCCCCCCCAGCCTCAAACGTTGCTGCCCGAGCCCGGCCTCACCTCGCCCTctcccacctcccagccccctCCTGTTTCAGCGGTCCAGCACGTGCCTGCACCCCTGGAAGTCCCCAGCACGCCCCAGTACGTGCAGCCCAGCATGCCGCAGGACCCTGCCCTGGCCCTCCTCTCCGTGCCTCCGCAGGTGCCCAGTCCGCAGGTGCAGGCCCCGCAGAGCTACGCCCTCTGGGACCCCAGCACTCAGCAGGCCCTGGCCGTGCAGGCCCCGCCGCAGCCCTACCAGTCCGCCCAGCCCCAGACTGCCATCTACTACCCAGGCCAGCCCTGCCAGGCAGTGTACAGCATCACTACACCGTACCCGCAGGCCAGCACGCCCGTCATACAG AGCTATGCCCAGCCGGTGGCCAGCTTCCTGCAGGGCCAGCAGGTTTACGGTTCCCACCAACAGGGCATGGTGGTGCAGCAGGAGGGCGCGGTCACCACCATCGTCACGGCCCAGCCTGTGCAACAG GAGCTGATGGTGTCCAACAGCCTGATGGACCTCCCCCCCCCTTCGCCTCCCAAGCCCAAGACCATCGTGCTGCCGGTCAACTGGAAGGCAGCGCGTGACCCTGAGGGCAAAATTTACTACTACCATATCATCACCAG GCAGACACAGTGGGACCCCCCGTGCTGGGAGGGTGGCAGCGATGACGCCAGCGTGGATCACGAGGCTGAGATGGACCTCGGGACGCCCACGTATGACGAGAACCCCACCAAG TTCTCCACAAAGGCAAAGACGGCCGAGGCGGACACCTCCAGTGAGCTGGCGAAGAGGAGCAAAGAGGTGTTTCGCAAAGAG aTGTCCCAGTTCATCGTGCAGTGCCTAAACCCCTACAGGAAGCCGGACTGCAAGCTGGGCCGCATCAGCAACACGGAAGACTTCAAGCACCTGGCCCGGAAG CTGACCCACGGCGTAATGAACAAAGAGCTGAAATCCTGCAAGAACCCAGAGGACCTGGAGTGCAACGAGAACGTCAAGCACAAGACCAAGGAGTACATCAAGAAGTACATGCAGAAGTTCGGGTCTGTGTACCGGCCCAAGGAGGACACCGAGGTGGACTAG